Proteins encoded within one genomic window of Anastrepha ludens isolate Willacy chromosome 4, idAnaLude1.1, whole genome shotgun sequence:
- the LOC128860595 gene encoding peroxisomal membrane protein PMP34 isoform X1, with protein sequence MVAQSKLSQVFSYQSWVHAVSGAAGGCIAMSAFYPLDTVRSRLQLEDPDKIGEARSTTKVIKDIIFGEGFQALYRGLGPVLQSLCISNFVYFYTFHSLKAIVSDDKQQSALKDLFLGSVAGIINVLCTTPFWVVNTRVRMRNVAGTSDDVNKYYKNLVSGLVYVAKTEGIRGLWSGTVASLILVTNPALQFMMYELLKRNISKFRGKELSSLGFFVIGALAKAFATLLTYPLQLIQTKQRHHTRKSSAAEQYSNDGASMIEIMLSILQHNGFKGLFRGLEAKILQTVLTAALMFMVYEKIASTVGVLLKTSSAAARK encoded by the exons ATGGTTGCACAATCTAAACTAAGCCAAGTCTTTAGTTATCAATCTTGGGTGCATGCCGTGTCAGGCGCAGCG GGCGGATGCATTGCGATGAGCGCATTCTATCCACTTGACACAGTGCGTTCAAGATTACAAC TTGAAGATCCGGATAAAATTGGAGAAGCCCGAAGCACCACaaaagttatcaaagatatAATATTTGGTGAAGGCTTTCAGGCTTTGTATCGCGGTTTAGGACCAGTACTGCAAAGCCTGTGCATttctaattttgtatatttctacACATTTCACAG TTTAAAAGCTATAGTTTCTGATGATAAACAGCAGTCTGCTTTAAAAGATCTTTTCTTGGGCTCAGTTGCCGGCATTATAAATGTTCTATGCACCACTCCTTTTTGGGTTGTTAATACGCGTGTGCGGATGCGTAATGTAGCTGGTACATCAGACGATGTTAACAAATACTATAAAAACTTGGTCAGTGGACTTGTGTATGTCGCCAAAACTGAAGGCATTCGTGGTTTGTGGTCTGGCACAGTAGCATCGCTAATTCTTGTCACTAATCCGGCTTTGCAATTTATGATGTACGAACTACTGAAACGCAATATCTCGAAATTCAGAGGAAAAGAGCTATCGAGTTTAGGTTTCTTTGTCATAGGTGCCCTTGCCAAAGCATTTGCTACTTTACTGACTTATCCACTGCAATTGATTCAAACAAAACAACGCCATCACACAAGGAAGTCATCCGCCGCAGAACAATATTCAAACGACGGTGCCAGTATGATTGAAATAATGCTGAGCATACTACAGCATAATGGTTTTAAGGGGCTTTTCCGCGGCTTGGAAGCGAAAATACTGCAAACAGTGCTAACTGCTGCCCTCATGTTTATGGTTTATGAGAAGATTGCATCTACTGTTGGTGTTTTGTTAAAAACATCATCGGCTGCTGCGCGAAAATAG
- the LOC128860595 gene encoding peroxisomal membrane protein PMP34 isoform X2 yields MSAFYPLDTVRSRLQLEDPDKIGEARSTTKVIKDIIFGEGFQALYRGLGPVLQSLCISNFVYFYTFHSLKAIVSDDKQQSALKDLFLGSVAGIINVLCTTPFWVVNTRVRMRNVAGTSDDVNKYYKNLVSGLVYVAKTEGIRGLWSGTVASLILVTNPALQFMMYELLKRNISKFRGKELSSLGFFVIGALAKAFATLLTYPLQLIQTKQRHHTRKSSAAEQYSNDGASMIEIMLSILQHNGFKGLFRGLEAKILQTVLTAALMFMVYEKIASTVGVLLKTSSAAARK; encoded by the exons ATGAGCGCATTCTATCCACTTGACACAGTGCGTTCAAGATTACAAC TTGAAGATCCGGATAAAATTGGAGAAGCCCGAAGCACCACaaaagttatcaaagatatAATATTTGGTGAAGGCTTTCAGGCTTTGTATCGCGGTTTAGGACCAGTACTGCAAAGCCTGTGCATttctaattttgtatatttctacACATTTCACAG TTTAAAAGCTATAGTTTCTGATGATAAACAGCAGTCTGCTTTAAAAGATCTTTTCTTGGGCTCAGTTGCCGGCATTATAAATGTTCTATGCACCACTCCTTTTTGGGTTGTTAATACGCGTGTGCGGATGCGTAATGTAGCTGGTACATCAGACGATGTTAACAAATACTATAAAAACTTGGTCAGTGGACTTGTGTATGTCGCCAAAACTGAAGGCATTCGTGGTTTGTGGTCTGGCACAGTAGCATCGCTAATTCTTGTCACTAATCCGGCTTTGCAATTTATGATGTACGAACTACTGAAACGCAATATCTCGAAATTCAGAGGAAAAGAGCTATCGAGTTTAGGTTTCTTTGTCATAGGTGCCCTTGCCAAAGCATTTGCTACTTTACTGACTTATCCACTGCAATTGATTCAAACAAAACAACGCCATCACACAAGGAAGTCATCCGCCGCAGAACAATATTCAAACGACGGTGCCAGTATGATTGAAATAATGCTGAGCATACTACAGCATAATGGTTTTAAGGGGCTTTTCCGCGGCTTGGAAGCGAAAATACTGCAAACAGTGCTAACTGCTGCCCTCATGTTTATGGTTTATGAGAAGATTGCATCTACTGTTGGTGTTTTGTTAAAAACATCATCGGCTGCTGCGCGAAAATAG
- the LOC128860594 gene encoding THUMP domain-containing protein 1 homolog: MLFRSHWFDFANKYKRKMSGPPVKKRKFGQRKQNKLFSATRGKFLEAGQRGFLATCNFREKDCIREAFNVLNHYADELYGSDENEATKPVVDKEVESDDILDDLQKEIDALKAKLQSRKGPSKQRFFAVDTGATNCVFIRTTLLNPVELGTAIVKDVAITREQKSRFLLRLVPVEVVCHANLKDITDAGSLLFDKYFLKKGTTFAIVFNKRYNNAVHRDDVIHELAALVQLKNMDNRVDLKHAEKTIVVEVIKGLCCISVVDGYLKYKKYNLIELANAKETNETDTKAGEEKKEEIVSIELSKDSHVAEDNKKDELANAKETNETDTKAGEEKKEEIVSIELSKDSLVAEDNKKDEPDILDVKSQTDENHSV, translated from the coding sequence ATGTTGTTTCGTTCACATTGGTTTGATTTTGCTAATAAATATAAACGAAAAATGAGTGGGCCTCCAGTGAAGAAACGAAAATTCGGACaaagaaagcaaaacaaattgtttagtGCAACTCGTGGCAAATTCCTAGAAGCAGGACAGCGTGGTTTCTTGGCTACATGCAACTTCCGCGAAAAAGATTGCATTCGAGAGGCTTTTAATGTCCTAAACCACTATGCAGATGAACTATATGGCTCAGACGAAAATGAAGCAACTAAGCCGGTAGTGGACAAGGAAGTGGAATCAGACGACATATTAGATGACTTACAAAAAGAAATTGATGCCTTGAAAGCAAAACTCCAAAGTCGGAAGGGTCCTTCTAAGCAGCGCTTTTTCGCAGTGGACACTGGAGCAACAAATTGTGTATTCATTCGTACTACACTGCTAAACCCAGTCGAATTAGGTACTGCAATTGTCAAAGATGTGGCAATCACACGCGAGCAAAAATCACGCTTTTTATTACGCCTAGTGCCAGTGGAAGTGGTGTGTCATGCTAATTTGAAAGATATTACCGACGCAGGTAGTCTACTTTTTGATaagtattttctcaaaaaagGGACTACCTTTGCAATTGTATTCAATAAGCGTTACAACAATGCTGTACATCGCGATGATGTTATTCATGAACTAGCGGCGTTggtgcaattaaaaaatatggataATCGGGTGGATTTAAAACACGCTGAAAAAACTATAGTAGTTGAGGTTATTAAAGGATTATGCTGTATTTCCGTGGTAGATGgatatttgaaatataaaaaatataatctgATTGAGTTAGCAAATGCCAAAGAAACTAATGAAACGGATACGAAGGCCGgagaagaaaagaaagaagagATAGTTTCAATTGAACTTTCTAAGGACTCTCACGTAGCTGAGGACAACAAAAAAGATGAGTTAGCAAATGCCAAAGAAACTAATGAAACGGATACGAAGGCCGgagaagaaaagaaagaagagATAGTTTCAATTGAACTTTCTAAGGACTCTCTCGTAGCTGAGGACAATAAAAAGGATGAGCCCGATATTTTGGACGTCAAATCTCAGACAGACGAAAATCACTCAGTTTAA